The Setaria viridis chromosome 2, Setaria_viridis_v4.0, whole genome shotgun sequence DNA window CTCAGTAGAGGACTGCCCCTCctgttcattcaaaaaaaaaaatccaatcctTCTGAAGCAGTACAGTCGTCGTTGCTGATGGCTTCCCAACTCTGACAGCAACATCGTGTTTACAATACTGCTACTACGAATCATTTACCACCACCCTGTCCAAACTCAGCTCGATTTGACAGCAACAGCAACTAAAAGTATACCAAGAGCTCAACAACTTTTACAAGGAGATGCTTCCAAGATGCAGCGCTTACCATTCAGCGAGCTAGCAGCCGTACGTACGCAAGCAGTGATCGCATCGACCAGCAGCTTAGTAatcgcaggcggcggcggtgatgtgCGTGGACTTCTGGTGCAGCCGTACGCAAGCAGTGATCGCACATCGACCACCTCGATCCATGGTCTAAAAACCCAACTTTTACTCGCCTATATAACTAGCCTTTCCCTGCGCTTCAGTAACCGTGCAATTACCAACCGCTTTACCAAGCTTGTAGCCACTGATCCCTCACCTGACGGCTGCCATGGCTCCGGCGagccgcgaggcggcggcggctggggtgACGTGCGTGGACTTCTGGTGCAACGAGTTCGGGATGCGGGCGCGGATCGCGCTGCGGGAGAAGAGGGTCCCCTTCGAGTTCGTTGAGGAGGACCTCCGTGTCCGGCAGCGGAGCGACCTCGTGCGCCGCATGAACCCGGTCCACCGCTCCATCCCCATCCTCATACACGGCGGCCGTCCGGTCTGCGGGTCCATGAACATCGTCGAGTACGTGGACGAGGTCTGGAGCCAAAAAGAAGCGGGAGCCGCCACCCGCTTGCTCCCCGCCGACCCGCTCGAGAGGGCGCGCGCGAGATTCTGGGCCGAATTCGTCGATCAGAAGGTACG harbors:
- the LOC117845443 gene encoding probable glutathione S-transferase — its product is MAPASREAAAAGVTCVDFWCNEFGMRARIALREKRVPFEFVEEDLRVRQRSDLVRRMNPVHRSIPILIHGGRPVCGSMNIVEYVDEVWSQKEAGAATRLLPADPLERARARFWAEFVDQKVYDAQTRFFTSRGEEKMAAMAELLGHLRRLEAVLGNKAFFGGDEFGFLDVAFVPFSAMFYGYEQHGGVDMEAECPALLRWVRRCAERESVRDVLPSGLDMYEIHREFYQIE